From the genome of Raphanus sativus cultivar WK10039 unplaced genomic scaffold, ASM80110v3 Scaffold2720, whole genome shotgun sequence:
TATCCGAAGagttacggatcggatcggatcgaaaaatcgaatattcgtaaggcacggatcggatcacggatatccttaaaattccggatatccgcTCCGTGCTCACCCCTAGATTAGCAGCGGGAATAAAACGTTTCTCTCCCAACCCTAAGAAAACAACAAACGCCGCCGTCGTGATTCTAGATGTTGCTCCGGTGGTCGGTTTTTCTCACCGCCACCGGGAGCAGTCTCCCCTTGCCTATAACTTTGTCCTTTCGGCCTTCAATCACGGTATCCTAGACGCGTTTGAGAGAAATGGTCCCGTCTGAGTTTTGGGGTGAACCCGATCCGGGATCTCCTGTGCTTGGATGAAGTTCTGAGTGGTGAAGATCTCGTCGGCTTCGGTTGATGGTCGTGAGCTAGTCTTAAGGGCTCTGAGATCAGTGAGGTTGGATGTCCTTGTTTAGCCGCTTGGTCCTCCTGTTTGGACTTATCCTTTCGATGTTTAGTATCTGTGGTTGATTTGCTTTTAGTCCTTGTGTTAGTTTGTGTGTCCTGATTTGGTTCTGTCCTGAGGTGTTGACGGTTTGGGTTATTGCGGAGAAGAGGCCATGGCGTAACTGAAGATGGGTTTGTAGATCTGTTCGTAGCGGTTGGATGGAGATGTATTGGCGTTTCTTTTGCGTCTATACTGGCTTGTGTCCTTGATCTTATGAGACGGCTAGGAGTTTCGAGGTGTGTTGCTTCGGTGTGGTGAATTGGAGCTTGTGCCTTGAAGCTCGTCATTTGCAACTGGGTTGCGTCTCCTTTGGTCTATTGCTAGGAGATAGATGTTTTTTGGAGTGAATGCTCCAATGTTGGTCAATTCCCACCGATTTGGTCGTTTTTGTCCTGGATTTGGAGTGGTTTTTATCCAGTTACTGGCTGTGTGAATAAGACGTGTTCGGGAAGCTTTTATAGCTTCGCCGTAGAGTGATGGTGCGTATGAGGTGCGTGGAGAGCACAATCAAGGTCTAATGGCAAGTTCTAGTTGGAATTGAAGAGTGTGTACATCGACGGTTAAGGATTCTAACCTCTCTCGATTCAGTTTTATGTGCTGGTGATCCTCGTGTGCTTCCAGTCTATCTCGGTGATCTTTCCTTCTATGTTAATTATGGATGAGTTCTCGTTAGGTAAGCTCGTCCTTGTGTGTATGTTGGTGCTCTCTTCTCTGGTAATGATCTGGCCTTCATCGCTTTCGTTTATCTAGTTtcctttttgttgttttaactCTTGGTTCCGAGGGGTTTGTTTACCTCGTCGGTTTCTGGTTCTGGAAAGGCTGTGTTTCTTTGCCGGCTTTGTGTAATTTCTCGGTTGTTTCAATATTAATTcaacagatgacaaaaaaatatattatttgtaaatgGTGATTCGCTTAGGAATGTTAAAGAATTCAATGTTCATCTTCATTTTTTGCGTAACCGTTCAGTCATTTCTCTTTGTTTGACCAGGACTTTACTCTAAGTTTggaattatataactaatgcaAGATTTACACATATTATAACAACTGGATTCTTTAGATACATGCAtgtaaattaattatttctttgttAGAAATTAATTAGTAATGTATGTACCAATTTACGTAAGTATTTAAAGGGAGATGATTATTTGCTCTGaacccaaaagaaaaacatctccacaaaaaaaaaaaagatatacagAAACAATATCAGCAATGAAGATTCAACTTACTTCTTTGATCCtagctttttttcttcttttttctcagTCAGCTGGTAATATATAATTCCGTACTCTAATTCTTCGTAATTGAATGATATAACAAAATGAACTGATTcagattgtttattttaaaataaacttttcaGCCAGATGTGATGATTTCTATACTGCCTACCCATTGACGGGCCCTTGTAACACAAATAACGACTGCAAGGACTTGTGCCAACGTTCTTCAAAAAGATCCAACTTTTAGATTGTGCATTTTGGCTAGGGCAGGTTCTACATATGATGGTCAATGTTTGTGTTTAGgagaagaaatattttaaatcgaTATAATTGTGATTACATATCATAagatttaaaatcaataaaaaataatgttCGCATCATGTTTTAATTTTCCTCTCGAAGGTTAGTACAACCTGATAATTATCACCATATTATCTGAGTATGATTTCTTTCTCTCCTGATCTTGAGTTCAGGTCAAGAGAAAGGTTAAGCACTTCAAGGAGTGTTTAAAATACTGTTTGCTTAGAAAATAAATTAGCAGATATTAAGCTCTGTTCTTTTTAGAGACGCAGCTTTGGCGTCTGcggcaaaaaaataaaaggaatttAAAATGTCAGGTCAGCAACAAGCTAAATCAAAGAgttaaaaataatgtaatttgAAGTTAACTACGGATCATCACATGTGCGGGAGCCGGTAAAAATTACAGCGATGATGATAACACGGAAAAGATCAATAGTAACATCGCCAGCAGCGACTTTTTCACGACGCTGCGTTTAAGTTTCGGTCTATTGTTTGTTAATTATTGGTCGCTCACGCTGATGCGGCGTTTCTCAAACGAACATGGCTACTAGTGTGAGGTTTAAGAACTGGGCTTCACTTAATGCCCATTTAAATTAGGTTAAAAGCCCATCAAATCTGTCTAGAGATCAAAAGCCGAAACGCAGATAAGCATGTCGCACATCTTAGGCAAAAAACTTGAGACCCAAATCCAAATAATCCAAActtaaaaaccaaataaattatttactgataataaatatattaaatctgtAATATGATTAGCCAAAAACGATCAGTAtacaaaaaaacttgaaaatccaaattacaaaaatagacttaaaaaaaataaaactaattttgaaacaaataaaattttcaaatatttaaatacatgtttattttatattgataaaatattttttaaaatattaaaaactaaagtaTTATCCCAATCTCAAAAAAATAGACTTTAATGTAACTTgagattattttaataatttggagatttttttttggttatattaCTCTAAAATATCACATGAAACCTAAATAtttgagttttaaaatttctaaataagaaATTCCGCACAAACACTTCAAAATCActtgaaaactttaaaattcaataaactaaaacatttttagtaatattaaatttcaaaatatttaatgaaatatcAAGTTAAATACctgcaaatttttttaaaaattaaaataatatttaaataacagTAAATTTCTAGAAAAAACTCTCGTAGCCTACCGGCAGTTATGAATTCTAGAAACTGGGCTTCGTTTAAAGGCCCATTTAATTTAGGCTTAGTGCCCATCAAATCTGGCTCGAGATCAAATAGCCTAAATGACGTTTAAGCCACGTGGCACATCTTCCTAGGGATCTCTTCTTCTGCCACACCTCGTTTCCCTCCCTCTCCTCCCTTCCTTCCTTCGCCTGAGCTgagagagaaataaaataaaataaaataaaaataaagataaatgcAATTGAATTGGAGAGAATATTCGCCGGAAAACCACCGGTAAATGTCTCATAGCTTATATTCGAATCCAACCTTTTCGGCGACACTACCTATATGTTTTACACCTACTCTTATTCTCTATCTCGAACACGATTCATCTCCCTCTCCACGTCTATATAACAATACCATGCGTCTCTCCAAACGCCACTTCTCTCCTCTTTCTCTCTGCCTCTCTGTTTTTTCCTCCGGTTCTCGTTCTCCTGCAAAATTTCAAGCTCGGAGACGATTCCTCAACTCTTCTGCTGCTGGTTAgttttcttttagtttatttttctatgGAGTTTGGTTCGTTGGTGTGAAATTTGCCTTGTCTTTACTTGTTTTATTGGTGTCATGAGTCATTAACTTTGGGTTCTGTCTGTGTGTGGTTCCATGTAACTGATTCTGGTAGTTGCTTAGTGGTTAGTGTGCTGCGGAGAAATTTTAGTAGTGAACCTTTGGATAGGGAAGGAAGGTTTGCTAATTAGTAGCTATCTTGGGAAAAGATACTTAGGATCAGGACTTGACTTGTCTCAAAGCTTGTGTCTTTTTGAACGAGGTAAGATGTTAGGTTTGTTTTCCTCATTCTAGGGATTTATTACTTTTGTAATTTTGTTCCCCTTGGTGGTTGGTGGCGGTAGTGGATCATGTTGAACAACAAAGCTTAGTGGTCTTAATATGTTTAgttagtttgtttttttctcattttaggGGTTTTGTTACTTTTTCTTTGTCCTTTTGGTGGTAGTGGATCATGTTGATCTTATGACTCGTGTTGTGACTAAGTCTATCTTCTGTAGAAAACGTGTCATCAGATAGTTTACTTTCTCACGTGCTTCTATGTTTAGCATTGGTGGGTTCTGACTAGCGAGTTGTTTCTTACATATTCTTATTATCTATTTTTGGATATAGCTTGTATCCTTCTCTACtctatatttattttccatGTGTTGCGTATACGTTATATCTCAAGTATCCTCCTGAGTTTCATTTAAAGACAAGTAAAGTTATGCTTCCTTTGATCATCTCTCAGGAGCAAGCCAGCTTTGTTTCAAGAGTTCCATGGAAGAACAGCGAGCTAGTGCTAACGTGGTGCAGTTTCACAATGTTGGCTCAAGGGATGGATGTGAAGTTCCCCATAATTGGTCATCCCCTGGAGGAGGAAAGAAAATCGACTTAAAGAAACAGATCTTCTGCAACAGATCGTTGAACATGAGGAATATCATTGCCGTTGGCTTTGATATGGACTACACTCTTGCCCAATACAAGTCTGAAACCTTTGAGTCCCTTGCTTATGAAGGAACCGTCAGGAAATTGGTGTATGACTTGGGGTATCCAAGTGAGGTTAGTATACCGTGTTGCCTTTTTAGGATTCTGACTTGCAGAAAAGTTTGATTGATTATTGCAAAAAATTACAGCTGCTAGAGTGGACGTTTGATTGGAACTACATGGTTAGAGGCTTGGTACTAGACAAAAAGAGGGGAAACATCTTAAAGGTGAATGAAAATCATATATTGGATTGAACTCTCATAATAATTGTTGCCTCTTTTTCCTAATTGATTGTTGATCATGGTGCAGATGGATCGCCACAAGTATGTGAAAGTAGCTTACCATGGGTTTAAAGAGCTCTCTAAAGATGAGAAGGTTGACATTTATGGCAGCAGCCTAATACAAGATTCTTTTGATGAGCCCGACTATGCTCTCATAGATACCCTCTTTTCTTTGGCCGAAGCTTATCTGTTTGCACAACTTGTTGATTTTAAAGATAACAACCCTGAAAAAATTCCCAAGGACGTTGAGTAAGTCTATTTCCCATATATGTTACTGTTTTCAATCTCTATGTAGTCGTCTCTAAAAAAGTATATCTTATGCTTATGATTGTAGTGTTGTTAGTGGATACTCTGTAACTTATGCTTAGCatggttttttcttttaaatgtaTTCGTAAATTATACCTTCTCCGATGGTGTTCTTTTAGTTATGCGCGTATGTATAAAGATGTTCGGGCTGCTGTTGATCTGTGCCATCGTGATGGAACTTTAAAACAGATGGTAGCAAACGAACCCAATAG
Proteins encoded in this window:
- the LOC108831656 gene encoding uncharacterized protein LOC108831656, producing the protein MSHSLYSNPTFSATLPICFTPTLILYLEHDSSPSPRLYNNTMRLSKRHFSPLSLCLSVFSSGSRSPAKFQARRRFLNSSAAGASQLCFKSSMEEQRASANVVQFHNVGSRDGCEVPHNWSSPGGGKKIDLKKQIFCNRSLNMRNIIAVGFDMDYTLAQYKSETFESLAYEGTVRKLVYDLGYPSELLEWTFDWNYMVRGLVLDKKRGNILKMDRHKYVKVAYHGFKELSKDEKVDIYGSSLIQDSFDEPDYALIDTLFSLAEAYLFAQLVDFKDNNPEKIPKDVDYARMYKDVRAAVDLCHRDGTLKQMVANEPNRYINEDTTIVPLIKMIRDSGRSTFLVTNSLWDYTNIVMNFLCGGRTVQGPHTCNFDWLQYFDVVITGSAKPGFFHEESRANLFEVEPQSGMLINTDNGTPMPQVGDPSPKILLKSKGKGCRVFQGGNVGHLHSLLSIESSSQVLYVGDHIYGDILRSKKVLGWRTMLVVPELEKEVELLWELRDMRKELILMRNERDSVEDKIHHMNWSLKFEDINENVKKEMLTALKDLEFKRDQVRQSHQQAQRENHQKFHKVWGQLMKTGYQSSRFANQVERFACLYTSQVSNLRLYSPDKYYRPSEDFMSHEFHLLPLD